In the Plectropomus leopardus isolate mb chromosome 5, YSFRI_Pleo_2.0, whole genome shotgun sequence genome, one interval contains:
- the LOC121943439 gene encoding probable G-protein coupled receptor 149 has protein sequence MSTTHLSYPAPNQSYLSTATYEKTDPSEVEKQIRLLLFGLCVIIAAATFVGGVYSLLSLLRMRRKTSLCLIVASMSVDDLLSVVPLSLFMLLQWETDGGGGSGSLCTLSGLLYVFQGVSSNMKACLIAAYTFYVTKRFGVLQSVRRPLKVMWAIAGVWAVSLAVSVLPLCGWGSFTPASLGCFPESDGFYIVLLFSLYSMCFCGLLFFFIPLTYQLLCSREPQRTLLYPSYLEMARGLSGSAPLCDLPSFSRDILNKSFGVYNELSPSSCGTELRDKDDSGLSPVSVSGQRTAAVGDTPAVFAQKRFSMILAVVRVILWMPMMTLVLVRHAVNARSSSLETLSFFLTLLAPAVTPLFVLSERWIHMPCGCFINCKRDPTQEPSVLKRRFEFNLSFQQGCGVYKLSHATMSQNSPPLEKPAYHSLFNCDFPNTRLDALESGGLPRLGHDFDFSTTCPVDSSSHADLLLEAVAGGGEALADCPSLPHENHGDDDDFRCIPSLPSHHREQDHNLPDTSSVFEGPERRLSHEECRKIELTDWEWCRSKSERTPRQVHHSPESSVY, from the exons ATGTCCACGACGCACCTAAGCTACCCGGCGCCCAACCAGAGCTACCTTTCCACGGCCACCTACGAGAAGACAGACCCCTCGGAGGTGGAGAAGCAAATCCGCCTGCTGCTTTTCGGCTTGTGCGTAATTATCGCAGCTGCTACCTTTGTCGGAGGTGTGTATTCGCTGCTCTCTCTGCTCCGGATGAGGAGAAAAACCTCCCTGTGTCTCATCGTGGCTTCCATGTCTGTGGACGACCTCCTCAGTGTGGTCCCTCTCTCCCTGTTCATGCTCCTACAGTGGGAGACAGATGGAGGTGGAGGGTCGGGCAGCCTGTGCACTTTATCCGGACTTCTGTACGTGTTCCAGGGTGTTTCTAGCAATATGAAGGCTTGCCTTATAGCAGCCTACACTTTTTATGTCACCAAGAGATTTGGAGTGCTTCAATCTGTCCGCCGGCCACTCAAAGTGATGTGGGCCATCGCCGGTGTGTGGGCGGTCAGCCTTGCCGTGAGTGTGTTACCTTTGTGCGGATGGGGCAGCTTTACGCCAGCCTCTCTCGGGTGTTTCCCGGAGAGCGACGGCTTTTACATCgtgctgcttttctctttatATTCCATGTGTTTCTGCgggttgttatttttctttatcccCCTCACCTACCAGCTGCTGTGCTCCAGAGAGCCTCAGAGGACTTTACTGTACCCCAGCTACCTGGAGATGGCGAGGGGACTGAGCGGCTCCGCGCCCCTCTGTGATCTTCCGTCCTTTTCCCGGGACATCCTAAACAAAAGTTTCGGTGTCTACAACGAGCTGAGTCCAAGTTCCTGCGGGACGGAGCTCAGGGACAAAGACGACAGCGGTCTGTCCCCTGTGTCTGTCAGCGGGCAGAGGACAGCTGCTGTGGGGGACACACCAGCTGTGTTTGCACAAAAGCGCTTCTCCATGATCCTGGCGGTGGTTCGAGTTATTTTATGGATGCCAATGATG ACTTTGGTGCTGGTGCGCCATGCAGTGAATGCACGCAGCTCATCCCTGGAGACTCTGAGCTTCTTTCTCACCCTGCTTGCCCCCGCAGTCACTCCATTATTTGTGCTATCTGAGCGCTGGATCCACATGCCATGTGGCTGCTTCATTAACTGCAAACGGGATCCAACACAGGAGCCCTCAG TACTGAAAAGAAGATTTGAGTTCAATCTTTCCTTCCAACAAGGCTGCGGAGTCTACAAGTTGTCACATGCCACCATGTCTCAAAACAGTCCACCCCTTGAGAAGCCAGCCTATCACAGCCTCTTCAACTGTGACTTCCCTAATACCCGGCTTGATGCACTAGAAAGTGGAGGGCTTCCCAGACTGGGGCACGATTTTGATTTCAGCACCACCTGCCCAGTGGACAGCTCCTCTCATGCAGACCTCCTGTTGGAAGCCGTAGCCGGTGGAGGAGAGGCACTGGCTGATTGTCCTTCACTGCCTCACGAGAACCACGGAGACGATGATGACTTCCGCTGCATCCCCTCTCTGCCCTCTCACCACCGGGAGCAGGATCACAATCTCCCTGACACGTCGTCTGTGTTTGAGGGCCCAGAGAGGAGGCTGTCGCACGAAGAGTGTCGGAAAATTGAGCTGACGGACTGGGAGTGGTGCAGGAGTAAATCAGAGAGAACACCCAGACAGGTACACCACTCACCAGAGTCTTCAGTTTATTAG